In Procambarus clarkii isolate CNS0578487 chromosome 82, FALCON_Pclarkii_2.0, whole genome shotgun sequence, one genomic interval encodes:
- the LOC123764380 gene encoding uncharacterized protein yields the protein MRVLVAAAAVLAVVMVVVPVPGAEAQMSLGPGGFGLPPINIVSVFKFVRDFFLALLSPAAASPAKISEAKTTEVNSSSPAAVNGTKSTMTNQREEKSGAEATTREPYLADLNDSDDEVTIITVEDHEPRIVEKFDAGCEEDDNGDCLEAPSPAAKDGLITPNVAATSAALLGRWPVGYIVFIIICFWITVVISTPYFITGETIARRDEEHTYLGLVDQQDILLLLAWLLGEASHDNSCLERIVCLTPDKSSKYLTVSSMIFKVAGYLRRWVPYSPRYVDQLHHLNEVAENGFSQSCHKYSCPTVPEL from the exons ATGCGAGtgttggtggcggcggcggcggtgttggcggtggtgatggtggtggtgccggtGCCGGGAGCTGAAGCCCAAATGTCGCTGGGGCCTGGTGGGTTCGGCTTACCACCAATCAACATTGTGTCCGTTTTCAA GTTCGTCCGGGACTTCTTCCTGGCCCTCCTGTCTCCTGCCGCCGCCAGTCCCGCCAAAATTAGTGAAGCCAAAACCACTGAAGTTAACAGCAGTTCCCCGGCCGCCGTCAATGGCACCAAGTCCACGATGACCAACCAGCGGGAAGAGAAG AGCGGGGCGGAGGCCACGACCCGGGAGCCCTACCTGGCGGACCTCAACGACTCGGACGACGAGGTCACCATCATCACTGTCGAAGACCACGAGCCCAGGATCGTCGAGAAG tttgACGCCGGGTGCGAGGAGGACGACAACGGAGACTGCCTGGAGGCGCCGTCGCCGGCCGCCAAGGACGGACTGATCACGCCCAACGTGGCGGCCACGTCAGCAGCGCTCCTGGGCAGGTGGCCCGTTGGTTACATCGTCTTCATCATCATCTGCTTCTGGATCACCGTCGTCATCTCCACACCTTACTTCATCACCGGCGAGACCATCGCTAGGAGGGATGAGGAACACACCTACCTTGGACTAGTCGACCAGCAG GacatcctgctgctgctggcgtgGCTGCTGGGGGAGGCCAGCCACGACAACTCCTGTCTGGAGAGAATCGTCTGCCTCACGCCCGACAAGTCCTCCAAGTACCTCACCGTCTCCTCCATGATCTTCAAGGTGGCCGGCTACCTCCGAAG ATGGGTTCCCTACAGTCCCCGGTACGTCGACCAGCTGCACCACTTGAACGAGGTGGCCGAGAATGGCTTCTCTCAGTCCTGCCACAAGTACTCCTGTCCAACCGTGCCAGAGCTCTAG
- the LOC138358302 gene encoding RNA-binding protein 12B-like: MSNTALSLVSTQQLIFKMLKTKAAVKLTTLEVKYQRRPPEVKYQRRPPEVKYQRRPPEVKYQRRPPEVKYQRRPPEVKYQRRPPEVKYQRRPPEVKYQRRPPEVKYQRRPPEVKYQRRPPEVKYQRRPPEVKYQRRPPEVKYQR, from the exons ATGTCTAACACCGCCCTCAGTCTTGTATCAACACAACAGTTGATCTTCAAAATGTTAAAAACAAAAGCAGCAGTCAAGCTTACGACGCTCG AGGTGAAGTACCAGCGTCGACCTCCTGAGGTGAAGTACCAGCGTCGACCTCCAGAGGTGAAGTACCAGCGTCGACCTCCAGAGGTGAAGTACCAGCGTCGACCTCCTGAGGTGAAGTACCAGCGTCGACCTCCTGAGGTGAAGTACCAGCGTCGACCTCCTGAGGTGAAGTACCAGCGTCGACCTCCTGAGGTGAAGTACCAGCGTCGACCTCCTGAGGTGAAGTACCAGCGTCGACCTCCTGAGGTGAAGTACCAGCGTCGACCTCCTGAGGTGAAGTACCAGCGTCGACCTCCTGAGGTGAAGTACCAGCGTCGACCTCCAGAGGTGAAGTACCAGCGTTGA